In Garra rufa chromosome 14, GarRuf1.0, whole genome shotgun sequence, the genomic stretch TTATACATCTCAACAGCGTTAAAACAATGTTTCTGTAACGACAAAGTTAAAATAATCGCCTCTGCGtatgtaaccatagcaacagccgctctgtgcatcaataaaacacTTACTGTCTTATCACATCACAAATGTCACtaagttgttttgttttgtttaaaccGTCTTGACGGTTAACCGACAAAAACCGTTTGGGTAGCGCGAAACGAACCGATTAAGCTGAGAAAATTACTTAAAAAGTTGACCACTGCGCACATTTCTCATCCAATTTCCGACCAAAACTGTCGTTTATCACGCATAACGTTCAACTTTTACATCCTCCACAGCTGACTCGTGTAACCTCATTTGTTTACTCTCTAAAATTCTCCGTTTGCATAAGCAAAATTATTTATAGGAAGGCAAACATCTAAAACACTGCGTGTTTCATTCCAAACTACTCGTACTTCAGTCCAACTAGGTCATAATTTATATTCTCTGTCAAAACTCCAGTAATCCTCGATTCCCTCAGGTAGGGAACAGATCTGATGATGCCTGCAGCATGACCACAGATTAAAGAAGAGCAGTCCCGCAAACCTCCAGAAACTCTAACAGTCCGGTTCAACAGAATACTAGCACGATCCTACTGGAGGATGATTCGTTTTCCGCccctatatttttatttcaggcgTGGTTTGTGCGTGTTAACATCGCGGTTCCTCCGCAGTCTCTCATAGGCACACGATGTAGGTTTCTGTGTGAGTTTAGTCGACGGCGAGCAGTGCCGCTGTGAACAAGGGCATGTAAATATTTACGTCGTCCGTCACTGTTTTCCTCCGCGCACAAGTCATTCCAGTATTTTCTTCCACGCAGCCCGCAGAAACATCACTGTTCTCTGCTGAAATATGCCATGTCGAATTAATTCCCGCTTTGATATGACCTCTCCCCAGGTGTGTCCCGTCTGAGGGTAGGGTGTGTTCAGAGGAGAACGACTGAACGGTCTCTCATCACTCAGATGGAGCGGAGAGGCGCTGGGTCTCGACACACAGGCTGTGTGGGAGGGGTGGAGCGGTCTGCAACATCCTCCACTTGTGTTTCAATCTATAGTCGAGAGAATGCACCACTGCCATGGTACAGTTAACCAAGTGGAGCAGATGGTCGCTATTGGGACCGCTCCAGTTCGGCACTATAGGGGGCATTTCAGTACTTTAAAGGAAATGAAAGCATCATTCACACGTCTGGGCAATCCCGTATCCCCGTATATGCGTAGTCATAGATTCTCCTCAAGTTATTTTTTAACATTGACTTGTGCACCGCGTTGATAGTTGGCCTTTCTTTGCTGACATCTGGTGTTTAACACATGGCATGTCATCTGCTGCTATGTTTTTGTTCTGAGATGGAAAATCTGGTgttgaaaaaaaagtaataaaacacttaaaggaatagttcaccaaaaatgaaaatttgctgaggCCATACTCACGTTtagggcattcaagatgtagatgagtttgtttatttatcagaacagatttggtggaattcagcaaattttcatcacttgctcaccaacggatcctctgcagtggataggtgccgtcagaatgagagttcaaacatcttataaaaccatcacaataatccacaagcaatccacacaacTTTAGCCCATCAAtgaacatcttgtgaagtaaaaagcagcatgtttgtgagaaacaaatccatcgagtttctgttgtcctctcacataaAAATCCACCTAAAcgtttgtttagaactgtttttgcCTGTAAACGTTGCTTATTCTGTGCGTATTTCTCTACTGATTAAATGAAGTTAAAACAccataatgatggatttgtttattataaaCACAGCTTTTTGCTTTACAGGACGTTAATTGATGACTAGGGTCATGTggatactgtttttttttatcagctgtttagagtcTTTCATGCACTGAGGACGATCAAGTGGTAAACATGATGCAATGATTAATGTATCCAAATCTATGCTTAGGAAGAAAAGAATTCTACATTTTGGATGGTACaatgtcatttttgggtaaaactattcctttaaaaatgaCTACGGAATATTATTTAAggtaaatacagttgaagtcaaaagtttgcatactaaatctgcaaaatggtaattattttagcaaaataagagggatcatacaaaatgcaagttattttttatttgtttgtttagtgttgttgtttatgagtcccttgtttgtcctgaacagttaaactgcccgctgctcttcagaaaaatcctttaggtcctacaaattctttggattttcagcatttttgtgtatttgaaccctttccaataatgactgtaatGCTTCattaagctgggggtgaaaacttttttgaatttgaCGATCAGagtaaaattaacttattttgtcttctgggaaacatgtaaatattttctgtagcttctgaaggtaaatactaaataaaaaataaaaaaaataagaaaaatgtacacatcctcaattcgttcaaaagtttacacccctggctattaatacattgtttttccttctaaagcatcaacatcagcaagcatttaaacttctgtaatagttgcatatgagtccctcagttgtcctcagtgtgaaaagatggatctcaaaatcatacagtaattgttggaaaggcttcaaatacacaaaaatgctgaaaaaccaaagaatctgtgggacctaaatgacttttctgaagaacagtgggaagTTTAacttcaggaaaaacaaggaagtcatgaacaactaccactaaacaaaacaaaaaaccacagctgtggatcattcaggtaacaacatagtattaagaatcaagtgtatgtaaacttttgaacagggtaatttttataaattcaactattatcatCTCTTGTGAAGtattatgtaaatgtcttttatgtaaaataccttattcaggtcagaactaaaaaaaaaaaattttttgtataaatttggtaaaataatgatcatattgcagattctgcaaggtgtataaacttttgacttcaactgtacatggaAAATGTAAGTAACTGACCTGACATTGTTCTCCTGCTTTGTAGAGAAAAGCAGCAGCATTTGGAATACTACATCAATCATAATAGGAAAACAGGAAATTGGAAACATcattttatttatgcttttacaAACATATTTACAGTAAACAGTAAAGCATTCATCATCCAGTAGTTTAATCCAAATTTATGACCAACAGTTGGTTTCAAGATGATGATCTTTAATACAGTTTTATCCCACTAGGCTTTCTTAGTCAAACCAAACTGGTTGACTTTGGCATGGCCTTAGAATAATCTTTGCAGCAAAAGCCAATAATCAGACTATTTGCATTTGGAGAATGTCCACTGACTGTCTTCTCCAGAATATAAGTAAGGAATTGACTACAATGGGGGGTTAAACTTAAAGATAAATTGATAATATGCTCGATTAACGCTAATAAGCTTATTCAATTGATGAACACAGCCGTCCAAataaatagaagaaaaaaaaacaaatcacatTCAGATTCTCTCAATACGGCCTTTCGAGGTGCAAGAGTTTGAAATTGGCCATGTTCCCATCATACACTTGCTTCACACCATTTAATAAGATCAACTCCTCAACTTGCCATTCCTTTTTTCCTTTCAAGATATGTGAATGCTACAAATATTCAGCGCTGCAGTCAGAAACTGAAAGATGCTTTGCTAAAACCATTGTATATTCAAGGAGCACTGATAAGGAAGGGAAACATGGATCTCCAAGGGAACAGCCTGTAGGGATGCTGAGCTGAGCCGTGATGGTAGGCTTATAGGCGAGGTTTATTACAAAGGATAGCCAGTAGGGGGAGCTTTGTCATACTTATTGCTCTCTAGTGAAAAAGGTGGAATGCGCACATCAAAGTGTGAGCCATCTGTCCTCTCAAAACAGAACGTCCCCCTAAAAAAGGAAACAAATCGTGATGTTCATGCGTCATTATTGAAACACAGCATCACACTGTCATTTCAGACACACCAAAAACAAGCATTCAGCTACAGtttaagtcaaacgtttacacacaccttgcagaatctgcaaaatgttaattatatttgactaaaataagagggatcatacaaaatgcatgtcacttttttttttttattcaatcctGACCTGaatagatatttaacataaaagatgttaacatatagtccacaagagaaaataacagttgcatttctaaaaatgaccccattcaaaaggttacatacagtacactttattcttaatacggtgttgttacctgaatgacccacagctgtgtttttttttaatttagtgatagttgttcatgagtcccttaaaGTTAAACTGccaactgttcttcagaaaaatccttcaggtcccacaaattctttggtttttcagcatttttgtgcatttgaaccctttccgaaaataactgtatgattttgattgattttaagCATTTCATTGatttcaaatgcttactgatggttcagaaggaaacacaaagcattaGAGCCGGacggtgaaaacttttgaacagaatgaagatgcatACTTTTTACCTCATTTAgcccaaatatcatatttttttcatttagtactgcctttagaagctacagaagatacttacgttccccacaagacaaaataagttttgaaatttaaagaaatttaccctgatagtcaagttccaaaagttttcacccccagctcttaatgcattgtttttccttctgaagcatcagtaaaagtttgaaccttctgtaaaagttgcatagtTTCACaccgagtccctcagttgtcctcagtgtgaaaaaacggatctcaaaatcatagtcattgttggaaagggttcaaatacaaaaaaaggctaaaaaaacaaaaattgtgagacctgaaagatttttctgaagaacataactgtggattattcaggtaacagagtattaagtgtatgtaaacttttgaataattttctcgtggactatatgtaaatgtcttctatgtaaaatatcatattcaggtcagtactaaataaaaacaatatgcattttttatgatccctatttttttggtaaaataattaacattttggagattctgcaaggtgtatgtaaacttttgatcttaaCTATACAATCTAAGAGGTGGACCCCATTTCCTGTCTACATGATTGTAAGAGTATGTTGATAATCTCACCACATGTGTCCACTAGGTGCTTGAAGTGAAACATGACTGCTGTACTGAAATGCTGGCTGTTCTCTTGACAAAACAGGCTCCTGGTGAGACAAagacgaattgcattcagcaaaCAAATCATATTTCCATTGTCTGTAATTCTGGTTTATGCTTTTGCTCATTATTAACCTTGCCAACCACTCCTCTGCCACGGACTGTTTCCAGAGTCCCTGAGAGACTGAAGATCCTCCAGTGTCTTTCCCTGAGTTGAACCACCTCATTGCCCAGGTTCTCCAGACGGATGCAGTACCGCCACTGAGGAAAACATCAACATATTATCTCTAACAGGTCACCAATGGCCATTCTATATATAACCCTTTTATTGAGTTATTAGAAAAAGCATAATTAGGTAATTTCGCCTACCCAATACACGTGGGAGTTCTGAGCCTCCTGTTGAGAtacaaaaacaagtcagaatCAAGACCATGAGTTACATTCATTTTACTAGCaaacatattattttaaattataattatacatAAACAGGAAACAGAAGAGAAGGAATTGTTGAATAaggtccttatttttgttttctttgagcacaaaaaaaaTTATTCCTGTAGCTtcaatgtggtagttgcgttgctgtctacgcagggacagaaagctctcagatttgatcaaaaatatcttcatttgtgtttcgaagatgaacgaaggtcttacgagtttggaacgacatgagggtaagaaaatgtatttttgtgtgaattatccctttaaccagctccatatgtatggctttttagcggagtaaacttgctcagtagctcacctagtctcagcctcagacatcacgcccacggaacgttggctaaacgtctgatgcatatggtacgcttaactggaaacacttcaggaatgtcaaagtcgtcatctgattagttgaatttgaccggatttccgggagacgcgagcgtcgcgtttattttcggtccgccgggaaacaaagcgcagactgatttactcggcgttttgctaaaaggtgcttatgcagacgccattgttgttatacacatatgcgacattcgcaaacaaattactgacttactgcttgttctccctcttctttattatctttcaatgctgattatttcaatgactgacttgttgcacgccagtctattgttgtgggggcatttccacgcacagaaacgtgatgctgaacgaaacgaactgtaattggttgtttgacatgtcgatcaaacggtcttatgggcgggacttggccaatgaaagctgccatgagttccagaccttcagccgtcagtctgaaggtctggctacgcgagactatagctcacctggtacagtgTTGCACTCATTTTTCTATtactgaaggtttttttttttttttttttttaaaaagaggtTTTATCAGCTGAACAATTGTATGTTGTTAAACAACAGCGTGTTActtctatccctcacagcctcttTTTATTCCTGTCAAAAATGAATTATGGCACTACCCTGACTAAGGTCTATAATACATACTAATGTATGCATTAAGTAAGTTTGCTGCAACCTTCAGTTAGAAATTGTTGTAATACATTGTAATTCTCTATTCTTACTCTCATGCCCATGTAGAAGGGGATGACAGTGACACGGATGTTCTCTGTGGTTTCGCGGTGCACATCTGAGAGCTCCAGCCAGGGATGGTTCTTCTCCTGCCAGGCCCGTAGGGTATCTCTTGCAGTGAATGGAGGATCTAAATAAACCGTTTGAATGCAATCCATCAGAGACATTTCATAAGTAAAAGTTTGAATACTGTTGAAAGAGTATAAGCGGACTAGTTACTTCGGGAGGGATTAAACATGAGGAAGCGTTCAAACAGCTCATGCTGGATAGGAACTTGCTCAGTGGAGTTGTAAGGCAGGATGTCTTCATGACTCACGTAATCCAGACCTAAAAGACACAAGCAGACAAGGAAGAAATGAACAGAATGAGTAAAATGCAACAGACAGGTTAAGgaactttaatttatttattttttttaaatgctgcaCACTATATAATTAAATCTTTAAGTGACTGATCACAAGAGTTTACCTGGAATTGCATACAGGGCCCTGCTATCATCGTGATTTGCCAGGAACGTGACCGCTTCAGTCTGAGATCGCTGAGACTAAtggtgacaaaaacacaaaagttGAAAATGGATTCATGATTGGACTAAGATCAGCAAATCATGCCAAACAAAAAACCAAACATTCAAGTTTTAAAGGGCTGCATTCTTCTACATTCTTAAGTTAATCATTTCAAAGTTTCTttttgtacaaaaagtattctcacaacttcataaaattaaggttgaaccacatggactattttaatgatgtccttactgcctttgagtcttgaatgtggtagttgtgttgctgtctttggagggtcagaaagctctcagatttttttttttttgaaaaatatcttattttgtgttcagaagatgaacgaaggtcttacgggtttggagcgacataagggtgagtaatcaataacagctttcatttttggatgaaacaTCCCTTTAAGTGTCCAAACATGTTTTGGGGCATttgctagggatgtaacggtattatcaataaGATGGTATCGCGCAACCAAAACTGTTTCGATATCATGAtcacgatatgaaacgataggtcttccgggcaaaaagtgtagtttttaaaatacatttaaacttcATATtgtaacataaaaggtctttaaaatgGTCTTtagggccattatgctttggcacagtatctgtcaaatgaactaaaaccgaaCACAGAATACGGTTTAATCTCTTCATCAAGTTTTTCTGCGTTTCAAAGCGAAGCACGCACTTCGTTTAGGCGATCAGCTCAAGATCTGGTGTTTTCCGCGCCTCAGAatggctctgttcacagtgaatgcagtgaatttAGCATGCATTTAGGAACGTAATGGCCACCAGTACTTTTTTCCgctgcagatgattacagcatttcactacaTTTGTAAGCCCGTTTTCACAAAAGCTGGAGCTTTTCGTCAAAATTAAAGCTttaaagtgcagtatgaattgctgacagctaacagtttaaatgggtaacattactgcagtccaaattcaaaatatctctttcaagtgtagaaattaggaaagaagtattgtaatatATACTAGCAATATATGACAATCACTCTATTACTGtcatagtaataacaataatataaaattgttgttattattattgttaaattataattagtttggcttcctaagacagcagtgtgaatgtaatttagactgtggcagtataccacaaataaaaatagGGTTGAgttccctttaaagttcaggaACAAACTTAGTCAAGAACATAGGTTGgaactcttaattttgaactttcaaagtgcattagatgaataatttaactttaaaatatacaaaaattattattatgtttatttatttgttacatCCCCACTATTTGCATATGTCATTTGATGCTACTTACTATGTGAGGGCAGTCTCTGGTGTCTATGAGGACCTGGTAGTATGTATGCATCTTGCCCTTAACTTCTTTTGACCCATGGGCCACAGATTCTGGCTTGCTGAAAAAGCACACAACAAACAAGACCATTGACAACACAActataaaacaaactaaataattgAATCAGGTATAAGTCCAAATAACTACTACATACctgtcagcagcagcagcaggactCACATCTCTATCGTAAAGACGAGCATGCCAAGGGAATAAAACAATGCCCCTATATCCAAAAACACTGTGCAGGAATAGCTGTGGATTGCACATTTATAATTAGAATATGAACAAAGGAATCAGAATCAAGGGCTTTGTGATTAAAATAATCACTGACCTGTCCAGTTTCATATTTGCCGTGCTGCTTCAAAGCTTCAAATACTCCAACAGGCTCCAGGATTTTCCCTTCTGGTCTGTTTCTGCCAAGAATTAATCAATTAAAACAAAGTAAATTGTAATATCCCATAGCTGGGATACCATACCTcaaacaatatttcaaaatgtatttcacGGGCAAgaaaacacatttatatttttatagtagCTTACATTTAGACAGCAGGCAAAGAGTAGGAATAGCTTTTAGATTTTAATGGTTTAAGAATGCAATTCTTTAACAtataatattgtaattttttggAACATTGTAAAGTATGTTTGTTGTTCCTGgtaaagtacactaccagtcaaagtttttAATGCTCTTAAAAAGAAGTATCTCCTGCTTCCcagtcctgcatttatttggtccaaagtacagcaaaaacaaagagtcctgaaaaaaaaaagtactcaactgttttaaatattgatactattaatattaataataataatgaacagcaaatgagcatattagaatgccttttgaaggatcatgtgacactgaagactggagtaatgatgctaaaaatgtaggtttgatcacagaaataaattacattttcaaatatattcaactacaaaacagttgttttaaacagtacaaatattttacaatttttactgtttttcctgtattttggattaaataaatgcaggcttggtgagaaaaacattacaaaccttactgttcaaaaccttttgactggtagtgtatttatggaaatatatttttaaaaatattgtgcATTCCTGGCCTTTTCTTTCTATATTTCGAAATATATACAaacaaatatttgtttgtttgtttgtgcatgGTATAGTGGATGACACCACTAAATGCAATGTCCCAGCCTTGTGGCCAAAAAGGTTGAATATtgtgcaacataaaaaaaaaaaagagaaccaCATCGAACCTGAAAGTTTAATGGTGCACTAAACAGACAGACATGTGCTGACTATAAAAATAGGACTTGTTTACTGTTTGTTGGCTCAGGCTTAGGCCCAAACTGTCACTTATATAATCAAGAATGGCTTGGAGGGGGTTTGAAAGCAAGGCTGAGGTTTGTCCTTCTTGTAGGCCTCATTTTATGTATTGGTATCTGCCCTATAGCAATATTACTTTAAAACCAACTCAAAACTAGTGTGATAAACACATCTGATTTAAAACTCAGACGTCCAGACATTtcgtaaaaaaaataaagtgaactGTACAACCACAGAGTTGAGAAGTGAAACAATATGGCAGTAGTGTTGCAGGTATGCAAGCATGTGAATCCTTCAAACTACAAAAGCTAATAGTAAACATGACAGCTGATATTCAatacttaataaaaatgaatgcatTTCACAGATACATCGTAAAAGTATCCGCTGTCAAAACAGTTTGCTGAAACTGCAATTCTACGCACTTATGTAACAGCAGCAGGACATGGTAGGACGTTCGCTTTACTACGTTAGCTCTTACCGTGATGACATGAACCTCGTCTGTTGAAAACTGGACAACCCGCATGCTGAACACAATGGCTGGGCTCTTTTCGGATCTAATGCGCTGCTGAAGTCTATTGCACTCAGTATTCTGTGAGTGCATTTGTGCTGGTTATATTTACTAGCAGTGGACAACAAGCCCCGACGTATTGCACACGCTGCCATCTTCCTTTCGCTATCTGCAAATGAACACACAGACATAGTCAATATCCTACATGTTAAActtaaaaatcacatttaa encodes the following:
- the poldip2 gene encoding polymerase delta-interacting protein 2 isoform X3, which gives rise to MAACAIRRGLLSTASKYNQHKCTHRILSAIDFSSALDPKRAQPLCSACGLSSFQQTRFMSSRPEGKILEPVGVFEALKQHGKYETGQLFLHSVFGYRGIVLFPWHARLYDRDVSPAAAADRYVPESVAHGSKEVKGKMHTYYQVLIDTRDCPHISQRSQTEAVTFLANHDDSRALYAIPGLDYVSHEDILPYNSTEQVPIQHELFERFLMFNPSRNPPFTARDTLRAWQEKNHPWLELSDVHRETTENIRVTVIPFYMGMREAQNSHVYWWRYCIRLENLGNEVVQLRERHWRIFSLSGTLETVRGRGVVGKEPVLSREQPAFQYSSHVSLQAPSGHMWGTFCFERTDGSHFDVRIPPFSLESNKYDKAPPTGYPL
- the poldip2 gene encoding polymerase delta-interacting protein 2 isoform X2; the protein is MAACAIRRGLLSTASKYNQHKCTHRILSAIDFSSALDPKRAQPLCSACGLSSFQQTRFMSSRNRPEGKILEPVGVFEALKQHGKYETGQLFLHSVFGYRGIVLFPWHARLYDRDVSPAAAADSKPESVAHGSKEVKGKMHTYYQVLIDTRDCPHISQRSQTEAVTFLANHDDSRALYAIPGLDYVSHEDILPYNSTEQVPIQHELFERFLMFNPSRNPPFTARDTLRAWQEKNHPWLELSDVHRETTENIRVTVIPFYMGMREAQNSHVYWWRYCIRLENLGNEVVQLRERHWRIFSLSGTLETVRGRGVVGKEPVLSREQPAFQYSSHVSLQAPSGHMWGTFCFERTDGSHFDVRIPPFSLESNKYDKAPPTGYPL
- the poldip2 gene encoding polymerase delta-interacting protein 2 isoform X1 is translated as MAACAIRRGLLSTASKYNQHKCTHRILSAIDFSSALDPKRAQPLCSACGLSSFQQTRFMSSRNRPEGKILEPVGVFEALKQHGKYETGQLFLHSVFGYRGIVLFPWHARLYDRDVSPAAAADRYVPESVAHGSKEVKGKMHTYYQVLIDTRDCPHISQRSQTEAVTFLANHDDSRALYAIPGLDYVSHEDILPYNSTEQVPIQHELFERFLMFNPSRNPPFTARDTLRAWQEKNHPWLELSDVHRETTENIRVTVIPFYMGMREAQNSHVYWWRYCIRLENLGNEVVQLRERHWRIFSLSGTLETVRGRGVVGKEPVLSREQPAFQYSSHVSLQAPSGHMWGTFCFERTDGSHFDVRIPPFSLESNKYDKAPPTGYPL